In Solanum stenotomum isolate F172 chromosome 6, ASM1918654v1, whole genome shotgun sequence, one DNA window encodes the following:
- the LOC125868600 gene encoding uncharacterized protein LOC125868600 has product MDGEASFSSMAPTTCNVESYQIWAIRMQPYLEALDLWEAVEDHYEIVPLPNNPTIAQIKNHKERKTMKSKANACLFTTVSSTVFTRIMPLKSAKEVWYYLKAEYEGDERIRGMQLLNLLREFELQRMKESETINEYSDRRLNIVNRVRLLDSTFNDSRIVEKILVTVPKKFEATVTTLENTKDLSKITLAELLSAFQAQEQRRVMRQEGVVEGALLVKH; this is encoded by the coding sequence ATGGACGGAGAAGCAAGTTTTTCTTCAATGGCACCAACAACTTGTAATGTAGAAAGTTATCAGATCTGGGCAATCCGAATGCAGCCATATCTAGAAGCTTTGGATCTGTGGGAAGCTGTAGAAGATCATTACGAGATTGTTCCCTTACCAAACAATCCCACAATCGCGCAGATTAAAAATCACAAGGAAAGGAAAACCATGAAATCAAAGGCAAACGCATGCTTGTTTACAACAGTTTCATCCACCGTCTTTACTCGCATTATGCCCCTGAAGTCAGCAAAAGAGGTATGGTATTATCTCAAGGCTGAGTATGAAGGAGATGAAAGAATTCGAGGGATGCAACTGCTAAATTTATTGCGTGAGTTTGAGCTGCAAAGGATGAAAGAAAGTGAAACCATAAATGAGTATTCAGACCGACGTCTTAATATAGTAAATCGAGTCAGATTATTGGATTCCACTTTTAACGATTCAAGGATTGTCGAGAAAATCCTTGTAACAGTACCTAAAAAATTTGAGGCTACTGTTACAACCTTAGAAAATACTAAGGACTTGTCCAAAATTACACTAGCGGAGCTCTTAAGTGCTTTTCAAGCACAAGAGCAACGACGTGTAATGAGACAGGAAGGAGTTGTTGAAGGAGCCCTATTAGTTAAACATTAA